attcagccaggtgactggctggttgactgaacTCCTAGTTGAAagttcatttggaatatgtggcactagattgtgaCTACTTAATCCATTTTGCCCAACACTGGTTACTATacaatatgtatacagtatattatatgttAAGTAAATGTATTTTGAAAAAAACATTTGCTTCCAACAGGTGGATTACCTGAAAAGCTGCTGTGGCCCAGACGGGAGATCGACTCGGCTCTTCAGCTTAATTCAGCTGAGTCCTCCGCTGCTCTTGCCCCAGCCACAGCACCTGAACTCAATCTCTATGGAGATGCATTGAACACTTTTGCGGGCACAAAAGTGACTACGGGTCCTCACAGACCACCTGTGTCAGACACTGCATTGTATGATGATGCAACATCTGACTCCGTTTCTGAAAGAACGCACAAAAAACGAAATGTAAACACGCACAACAACCTACCGGGTCTGCGGCGGCGGTACGGACACCACCCTGCTCCAAGACTTCATGATTTCAGACCTTTTATATCCCCTCTACTAAGAACACACGACTTGCCATTAGTGCAGCAAGCACATCAGCTGCACAGCCAAGTCCCCCATGCCAACCAAGTCCATCATGCCAACCAAGTCAATCAAGCCAATCATGCCAATCAGTACTCAAGCTCTACAGTAAACCAAAGTCAAAGCTCATGCCCTACCGCCCCTACCCCCACTACCTCCTCTCCTACTTCAACCACCATCTCTGACCACCTCACCCACACCGAAACCCAGTGTCACGCCACCACCTCTGGCCACCTCACCCAAACTGATGCCAAGGTTCGTGccacctcctctaccctcctcaccCACACCAATGCCATTGCCCAGGGTCGTGCCCCCTCTGACCTCCTCACCTCTGACCACCTCACCCACTCCGATGCCCAGTGTCACGTCACCTCCCCTGCCCacaccacctcccccaccacctctgaCCACCTCACCCACACCGACGCCCACGGCCGCGCCTCCATGGTGGACGTGAGTGGCAAGGCCGCGACGCGACGCTCtgccacggccacggccacggTGCGTCTGGGCGCTAAAGCCTACGGCCTGGTGCGCGACAACCAGCTGGCGAAGGGCGACGCGCTGGGGGTGGCGCGGCTAGCGGGCATCATGGGGGCCAAGCAGACGGCCGCCCTCATCCCGCTGTGCCACCCGCTGGCGCTGGACCACGCCGCCGTCTCCGTGGAGCTGCGGGAGGACGGCGAGTCGGCGGTGGTCACGGCGACGTGCCGAACGAGCGGCCCCACCGGCGTGGAGATGGAGGCGCTGACGGCCGTTACCGTGGCGGCGCTGGCGCTCTACGACATGTGCAAGGCCGTCAGCCGGGACATCGTCATCACCGACGTCAAGCTGCTGGCCAAGACGGGAGGGCAGCGGGGAGACTACACGCGgcaacagacataaacacacacacacacacacacacacacacacacacacacacacacgcacgcacacactctccatACACACCTGGCCAAAATGGGAGGGCAGCGGGGAGACTACCAGCCGCAGtagtgatgaacacacacacacacacacgcacacactctctctccatacacaccTCTTCAAGACGAGAGGGCAGAGGGAGGACTACACGCGGCAGCAGTTatgaacacactctctctcagcggtcataaacacacactctccataCACACCAGAGGGGAGACTACACACGGCAGCCGTCATaaacacctctctctatctctatctctctatccatctctctctctctctctctctctctctctctctctctctctctctctctctctctctctctctctctccacacatacaCCTCTCCAACATGGAGAGCTGGAGCAGAGACTACCctgcctctccgcctctctccttctccacacaTTTCTCTCCTggcgtgcatttctcaaaagcgtagttattagcagttagcaatttcggtagttgcaaatgggaaattgcattgcaaccaacaaagtagctaacatagttagcaactacgctttccagaaatacaCCCCTGGACAGGGATACGGAGAAGAGACTGCCGACGTCATCATCATCAGATATGAACTCCCGTCTCTCTTGAAACCACGCACATGTCTCCATTCCACTGCTGTCTCTCTACACGCACATGTCTCCATTCcactgctgtctctctctttacacacacGTCTCCATTCCACTGCTGTCTCTCTACACACATGTCTCCTTTCCACTGCTGTCTCTCTACACACATGTCTCCATTCcactgctgtctctctctttacgCACATGTCTCCATTCcactgctgtctctctctttacacacatgcacttctGCATACCAAGACAATCACACATGACAATAACGCCCTGTCTCTCTCAATACACACGTGTCCCTACTAACGGCATTGCACATTTCAGTCCCTTAGACATCTACAGTGTTGCACAGCAATCTATACTGACGTCatcgggtcacacacacacacacacacagacacagctatCCATACCACCGTCACGAATCACCGTGCTTGTGCCCCTgtctctgtccacacacacacacacacacacacacacacacacacacacacacacacacacacacacacacacacacacacacacacagctatccaTACCACCGTCATGAATCTCAGTGTTTGTACCCCTgtctctgtccacacacactcacacttgtgcGCACATTCGTACACCTGTCCACAGCAGCATATCACCCGAAATCACATGAGTCATTACATCTCAAACAATGTACAAGATGAAAACCTCTTGTAAAAACATGGGGGCGTTTCTAGAaactgtagttgttagccagttagcaacatggatagttgccaatgggaaattgcattgcaaacaacaaagtagctaacgtagtaggcaactatggtttcgagaaatgcacccaagtTGTGTCCCCCAGAGGACTGGCTCTTAACACTAGCGAGCCtgtaaacagtgttgccagattgggcggtttccctcccaattgggctgcctaGAATGGCTGTCTGCGGGCAGAAACAAGTAAAAAGGGGCATTTTGGCGGGTTTTCTGCAAatgtttggccatagaaatcaatagacttTAGTTCAAATTAggctggatttagtgcttccaagcgTGTTTTGGGCATTtattttttggctggaaatcatcagtctcatctggcaaccctgcttgtaaAGGTACCTCGAACTTTATGAACTAGAGTTTTGTAGTTcacgccagtgttgccagattgggctgtttcccgcccaattgggctgctttggatggccgtctgcgggtaaaaatggcattttgcaggaaaacccgcccaattttgcccattgaaatcaatagaattgggcgggatttagtgcttccaggcgggttttgagcatgttttgggctggaaatcatcagcctcatctggcaaccctggttcacGCTGAGAGACTTGAGTTACAGTAATTTACTGTTTTTCAGCAGGGTGTTTCATTCCCCCAGCACACATGCTGAGTTATACCCAGTGCAGGTAGTAAAACTCAACTGCTAATGAAGTCTTAATTCCTATTAAAAAAATTATAGTAGCTTTGTGAGCCCTACAGCACATgcggtcaggggtgtcaaactcaaattcactgtggttcaaaatctaaatctgggacaaagtcgcaggccaaactcaatatttaccaAATTAAATATTGACTTAAATTGCACGAGCACGCACTTAATACAGGCAATTTTCACAAGCACTCAATCCCatcatatggtagttcaaatgttcctGCGTATGCATAATCCGTTGTATGTGAGTGAGATATATGTATTGCATGGTCCTTGGCCCACTCATATGCCTTTTTGGTCAAATCATGTTACTATACTAATGGTGGAGTATGTGGGCCAACGATAATAGACatctgaaatgatctcgcgggccaaataaaatgaccccgcgggacagatttggcccctgggcctgagtttgacatccttgcAGTAGATACTGATTGATGCTGAATTTAGGGCAGATTATTTGTTTAAATGGAACTGCCTTTATCTCGTAGTATGTTCTCAGGATGATGATTATTTGCAGTATTTACAGATGACAGTATTTACCTGTTGTCTGATAAGATTATAAAAGGATTGAAGGATTCTGTATTTCACTGTCGCCCACTACCTTTGATGCAGAGAGTGCAAACTGACAAGAAAAGGGCATTGAAAACACTGTGAattgttttcaaaatattttaattctgatttttgttttgtttacctcTAAAAACTATTTGAAGGGAtttgtaggcctacctcaaaaggATAAAATATAGCATTACAGCACTGGTTTATTAGGTTTAGTTATGTTCATTACAACATATAGCCTACTAAATGGCAGCGTTAGGCCTACTTGCCCCAATGTTATTATTGCTAAATTAGACGGGGGTAGTAAATTGCACATCTTGTAACTCTATAGCATTATGGTAGGCTACACATGAATTATTGTCTGGTTAAATTGACCAGCTTTACATAAATGCAATGCATTTTGTAAACATTAGAGTTTGGTCTATTTTGATTAAAAACATTTGAATACCCTGAAAAACCTTTTCCCTTGCCTTTATTTCATGAGAATGTCCATTAAGCGAATGCCTTTTTATAGGAGTCTCACTGAATCCTTTACTTGACAGCCGCTGGAGctgatgtgtgagtgcatgcaatgGGCTTATGTGGTTGGGCTATTGTAATTTACAAATACAGATAGACCTACCTAattaaaatgttacattttaattgACTGATCAGGCAGATTTTGTTAATGATATATGATGTCATGGATGTCAATGTTGCTTTCTGATTGGTTGATTTATCTTAAATTATCTAGTGCAATTAACCGGGTCACAAGATGAATAGCACCATACATAACGGCAatcatgaaaaagaaagaaagggaaaaaaaacaggaaaactgCAGTTTTCCCTGGAAGACACACCAAAGATTCTTTCATTCTAATGCATcaagtggttcccaacctctgggccggggcccattggtgggccctgaagatattccaagtgggccttgaaataattttccaaaaataataatcatattttggtgtgtgttgctgttgatttatttgagttttattcttaattgtgTCACATTTTCGAGTGggtcccaagttgaaaaaggttgggaacccctgttttagatcgtctctggacACACCGCGTCATCCATCGTAACCTAGCAACAGGTGTAACAAACCCGTGGACGCGGAAGTGAAGAGGAGCTACACGTTGCCTTCTTTGATCTGCTTTTATTGAAATGCTTAAACAGGCAATTCAGATATATGCTCGAGTTAAACCAAGCAAGAAACAAGTTGCGGTAAGCAATTTAATCGCTGCACAATTTCTACCTTCAGGTAGCCTAATAAACTTCGTCGAGGACCATTGTTTTGTGAACCAATTCAACGTGAAAACGGAATGATGAGTGCGACAAAAGACATGAAAATCTTTGAAAATACGAGCTATCGTtattaaatgttttattttgtcaCCTAAATGGCCATGTTTTCTAGCCAATTTCATGGGTGTGCaattactgtatgtacagtagctgAAGCTCTGATGATCATTGATAAAGTGGTCTTCTCCAAATACAATACAGGCTAAAAAAAAGTGCCATGCTGTGCAGCCATTAGAATAGGAAATTGTTAATACATGAAAAATCCCCGTGATGGCCAGGGGTGGGGATGCTTTAAAATGCGAATAGGGTGGGTGTACTGATAACAACATACAGTTGAAAACGTGAACAAAACGATGGAAACGCTCAATTCAATCAAAGAAGCTGAGATGAAATAGTTCAAGAAGACCTGGCCTATCATGCTGGGACAAATGCTGGGAAAAGTCCAGTAGGTCTTTATGTTTTTCATTCATGACATTTCTCTGTCTACATGATAAGCAGGGGCGGAACTATAGGTaagcggggcatttgcccctgggcccagggccctcctctatggGTGTTGGGGACCCTATTGTGACCACAGGCCGTAtgagggccctatcagtgttttgcccttgggccctgtgtgcaattgttccgccactgatgatAAGTACTGTGTTATTACATGGTCTGCAGCTGTATTCTGTGGATGGAGATGGATCCTCCCTGGACTTTGAGATCCCCAAGGATCTTGCAGATGGCTTCGTCAACAACAAAAAGGACAAGTATAGATTCAGGTATTAAAGggcatatttgtgaatgggcagcatgaattctggaaataaactactgaaaatatcacacagtgcacctttgatagATGCATGGTGTgtatataacaacaacaacactaataggcataggcctacagaaaattaCGGACACTGATGATTTTAACTGTTACGGACACTGATTATTTTAACTGTTACGGACACTGATGATTTTAAACAGTTTACCTGTTCATTTATGTAATAGATTCCAGAAGATTTTTGATCAAGCATGCAAGCAGGACGAGATTTTTGACACGGTGGCCAAACCTATCATTAACAGGTATGTTAACTGATGTGCTGTTATTAGTCGTGCTGGTAGCAAGGATATTTCACATTGTGCAACTCCATATCTTCACTTCTACTCATCTTCACTCTTCAGAGACATCTTCTCTTTATCCATTCAAACTATACTTTTTTATTAACAGTAACTAACATGCAATctatttgattgtttgttttattttgtcgTCCTCAGTGTGTTAGATGGGTACAATGGCACTATCTTTGCCTATGGCCAGACGGGCAGTGGGAAGACCTTTACCATCACAGGAGGTGCAGAGCGCTACGCAGACAGAGGAGTTATCCCCCGTACCCTCTCCTACCTGTATCAGCACTTCACACAGGTGTGCTCATAACCATTACCCacacatcacacttagctgaggcttatttgcaaagcgacttgcagttattttaagggacactgtgcaggaaatggtcaaaaagggtactgcaactatgctgctcattgaaactgggctgccaattgccaaatttgatctttacatgaaagttttctaagtaataaacacatattttctagtatggtccaagtttttgcagctaaaaatggctcttTTTGGaaatatgtatgaaaagtgtaattttcccagtcataatgaatacttagaatttgatggtggtggtaagtatggcagcataaattctggaaataaacaactaaaaatctcacacagtgtccctttaagtattgtATATTGGTTACAGATGAAGAAttaagatgcaaaaccctctgaAAGCACTTGTAAAAATCTGTAAAATGTCCTTTTTAGATGGATTTTTGCCAAGTAATCACAGTCTAAAAGCTAATTAAATGTTATTATCAAGTGCAGCAGGTCAAAGCGAAACAAAACTTGATGgactgattttttattttttctaaatTATAGAAATACAGCATGTTTTGGTAAACTCATCAAAATGCACTTAGAGGGTTTTTCTTCGGAAATCTTCTGTTCCTCTTTTCTAACGTATTTTAATAAATTAATTAACTGATCTGTTTCATGTACTGTGTCTGCAGGACAGTAGCAAGATATACACAACTCATATATCTTACCTGGAAATCTACAATGAAACCGGTTACGACCTGCTGGACCCGCGACAAGAGGCGTCTTCACTCGAAGATCTGCCGTGAGTAAATACTGACTTCTGTTTACTCATACTTGGAATATGGATTGATTATCCTCATGTGTATGCTTTTTTGTTAGGAGAGATTCATATAAATTCACATAGATTGTACACACATGTACTTAAAAATGGAAATATTGTGGGTTTCTGTAATGGCCAAAGGAACAGCAATGGGCCGTCCATACAGACAAACTCTTCAGACTGTTTGTATGTGGTGCAAAATGTAAAGCTTCCTAAACTTTCCAAATGTAGTTATTTATTTGTAGGTCATCAGTTGTCAAAAAGAAGAGGGCTATACTGCTTCTTCACGGAtcaccactttatttttggtgctgGTGTTttggcactaggccttcatcagagtaaccaTACCATAAGAGAAAATGTTTCTTATATAAACAAGTGTATCATGGGACACCCAATAGGGaatatttacatcaataatgtGAACACTGTATACATATAAACAAAAAAGGCTAAAGGGGCACAATGTCAAGGTACATGCATTAcagtcagggctttgaaccggttcaaggaacgaaaacgaaaaccgggaactttttgtattttacagggaacagaaacgaaaccggaaacgttattattttttatttttctggaacgggaacacttatttaaaaataatggtaaccggttaataccggttaataccgttcctcaaactaaaaaaaaaagtaattattttcctgttaccatgacagctgaggttcacgtcctgtgtgacatcagacactgaatggagagagagctgtggattacaaagtctccactccacatcttaaataagagaaaccactgtcatacaatagggcagagtttccattgcatcattgtaagacattgcagagaagcgcatgtatagggcaccgagaatgttcgacgttattgggcatccatggccgcttcaaatatgcacaaactcacaatgtctatcatagcgctccccgtgacccaagtcagcgtggagcacacattttcatcattgaggtttattctccgcttctccgcttaggtcgtccctgaattaCAAAATTCTTGAGGATATTCTTATCAtcctcttgaataaacagtttggaatgtaggccgagtcatttgcacttccgtctttcttggttaattaacgtcagttaggcctatggggagtaatcagctgacaggaacgaaattaaccgttccgggaacaatatttttttgttctaaccggttcgggaacgtcaatttgttggtggaacccataaccggaaacgttataattccgtttctgttcggaacggaacgtttggaaaaaaataacggttcaaagccctgattacaGTACATGGGTTAACTTATTTGTAGGTAACAAGGAGTATGACTAAGGGTTATGTATTGGACACAATTGCCAATAAAGTACCTCTTGAGTAATCTCCTCATGTGAACTCTCATGTGTTTCTAGAAAGGTCACCATCCATGAGGACACGGATCAGAACATCCACTTGAAGAACCTCTCCGTGCTGCAGTCGGCCAATGAGGAGGAGGCTTTGAATCTGCTCTTCCTGGGAGACACCAATCGGATCATCTCAGAAGTCAGTGCAGTTTAACAGTTAAAGCAGTGACATGTCTTTCCATGTGGGATGAAAATGAAATGGGATCAGAGCTTTGCCTTGTTTTTAATACATGAATCCAGGTACATAGCaccaacatgtactgtatgttagtgggatgctgtaatagttgttgaaaaacctttactaccattAAACCTCTATGGCAATGCACAGAACTTTTAGTAGTAAAACACCATTGGACCATATGAAGGATTCAGATGGAAAATCTTGTAAGTGGATATTTGATGAGTTGATGAACCAGACATCTACGCGCTCCCACATAGACAACACCAGCAATGTCACTAAATAGATACTAACTTGCTATGTCCAGATTTTAAACAACGTTGCTTCCCTACCCTTCTCTACTGCAGACTCCAATGAACCAGACGTCTACGCGCTCCCACTGCATCTTCACCATCCACGTGTGCAGTCGTCAGCAGGGCTCGGCCACCGTGCGCCAGTCCAAGCTGCACCTGGTCGACCTGGCCGGCTCCGAGCGCGTCGGCAAAACGGGCGTCGGAGGGCACACGCTCACCGAGGCCAAATACATCAACCTGTCCTTACACTTCCTGGAGCAGGTGAGAGTGTTAGTTAGCAGCCGAAACTCATGATGTTCATACGAACAGTTTTGGTTGTGTGGGAAATTATTGTTGGTCATGATTGTGTGTAAACAGTGATAAAGCTTTATTCCAGTCATGCATGCATATATTATAACATCAACCTGTCCTTACACTTCCTGGAGCAGGTGAGAGATAGTTAGCAGCCGAAAGGAAATATATATTCATCATATGAATAGTTTTGGTTGCGTGGGAAATTATTGTGTTGATCATGTGTGTTAACAACAATGATAAAGCTTTACATAGATGCATATATTACaacatacagggccgctgactaagacatctgaaagggccccaaacccaatacatacaatgtaatgaggacccaattctgggccccctctctctcggacaagtgacccctttgtccccccccctgtcggcttccctgacaacATACACTGGTATACAAAGAGGATACAAAAGGATACAAATGGATTttaaaaagatggaaaaaaaaacataaaagcaaTTTGCCAATAATGAGTAATGttggccatgaaatagcctactgtatacgtcaagtcaagtgtactttattgtccaaaaTCTATgttacagggttagcacagaagtttgaaattacgtttgaccagtctccaatgtgcagtttaaactaaaaacatataaataagacattgacattaacccacacacacacgcacacacacgcacacactcaatgtGCAATAAGAACTGAAATACTGATACATTCATTTACATTCTCTCTCTGACCCATTGTATAGACACCAAAGGCAATGTCTGCGTTGATGTTCTCTCTCTGTAGGTCACCATTGCCCTCTCGGAGAAAAACCATTTGCATATCCCCTACCGTAACTCCCTGATGATCGTGTATGAACAGTGATAAAGCTTTATTCCAGTCATAAATGCGGATATTACAACATACACTACTATGGACACAAATGGATTTTCAAAAAagatttttaaataaaatgaaaacaaaaccaaTCTGCCCAATAATGAGTAATGTTTGCCTTCGCAACCAACATAGGGGTCccagcccccagtttgggaacccatTTATACTGTATAAACAGCAAAGGCCATGTCTACTGTATGTTGATGTTCTCTGTAGGTCATCATTGCCCTCTCTGAGAAGAACCGTTCGCACATCCCCTATCGTAACTCtactgtgggtgcatcccaatgtgtgaccttgcctcctccacttgtgcttgtctcctcgtcccgcctcctggcccctcctccgtggagaaaacgataaagtttcccagctgtcagcctcgccacaacaacttttgagggactgtttttcattcaccatcccaattgcgaatgagaaaaagactttacaattgagcttttgcaagatattgaaatataatgctgttgtcagtggtgtcatcatgacgagaagcaagtggaggaggcaaggtatcatattaaaacgcactctgtaTGTTGATTTTCTCTGTAGGTCATCATTGCCCTTTCTGAGAAGAACCGGTCTCACATCCCGTACCGTAACTCCCTGATGACCTCGGTGCTGAGGGACAGCCTGGGAGGAAACTGCATGACCACCATGATCGCCACCATCTCTGTGGAGACCAGAAACCTGGATGTAAGACTCCTAGTagctcttaacccattttagcctgatactGCGTAAATGTTGTaggacctttggcgcctggagtgacatatgcgctgcattcaggctcttgagatttgagggtttttccATTAAAATGTGTAAGAGCTGCATGGACACATTCTAATGCGAGATGAGGGTccaagcttttaaatgcaacttatttcgtcTTTATGTGCTTCAGCGGCTGATATTTAGATTTTAGTAGGCAGAGGGcagcttttcccaaaaagggctttggcattcagcgggcgtttttttgcaggtgatttaggctaaaatgggttaagaactATAGTCATAAGAGGCCT
This is a stretch of genomic DNA from Engraulis encrasicolus isolate BLACKSEA-1 chromosome 19, IST_EnEncr_1.0, whole genome shotgun sequence. It encodes these proteins:
- the LOC134435154 gene encoding cyclic pyranopterin monophosphate synthase-like, yielding MTCFYLYNSARPFISPLLRTHDLPLVQQAHQLHSQVPHANQVHHANQVNQANHANQYSSSTVNQSQSSCPTAPTPTTSSPTSTTISDHLTHTETQCHATTSGHLTQTDAKVRATSSTLLTHTNAIAQGRAPSDLLTSDHLTHSDAQCHVTSPAHTTSPTTSDHLTHTDAHGRASMVDVSGKAATRRSATATATVRLGAKAYGLVRDNQLAKGDALGVARLAGIMGAKQTAALIPLCHPLALDHAAVSVELREDGESAVVTATCRTSGPTGVEMEALTAVTVAALALYDMCKAVSRDIVITDVKLLAKTGGQRGDYTRQQT